A genomic window from Pseudocitrobacter corydidari includes:
- a CDS encoding dimethyl sulfoxide reductase anchor subunit family protein produces the protein MGNGWHEWPLVLFTVLGQCVAGALIVSGLGWFAMKDDAAARQRLVRSMFFLWLVMGIGFLASIMHLGSPLRAFNSLNRVGASALSNEIAAGSIFFAVGGFWWLVAVLGKMPEALGKLWLLVSMVLGLVFIWAMTRVYQIDTVPTWYNGYTTLAFFLTAFVSGPLFAALLLRAARVMFNGVTFAAVSVLALLVSIAVIVLQGISLGDIHSSVQQASALVPDYGSLQVWRIVLVAAGLGCWICPLVRRKEPAVFGLLLGLILVLAGELIGRGLFYGLHMTVGMAVAG, from the coding sequence ATGGGAAATGGATGGCATGAATGGCCACTGGTACTCTTCACCGTACTGGGCCAGTGCGTTGCTGGGGCGCTGATTGTCAGCGGACTCGGCTGGTTTGCAATGAAAGATGATGCTGCCGCACGTCAACGTCTGGTGCGCAGTATGTTCTTTTTATGGCTGGTGATGGGCATCGGTTTTCTGGCCTCGATTATGCACCTCGGTTCACCGCTGCGGGCGTTTAACTCCCTGAACCGCGTGGGCGCGTCTGCGCTGAGTAATGAAATTGCCGCCGGGTCGATTTTCTTCGCCGTCGGTGGATTCTGGTGGCTGGTGGCCGTGCTGGGCAAAATGCCGGAAGCGCTGGGCAAACTCTGGCTGCTGGTGAGCATGGTGCTGGGGCTGGTATTTATCTGGGCAATGACCCGTGTTTATCAGATCGATACCGTGCCAACCTGGTATAATGGCTATACGACGCTGGCCTTCTTCCTGACGGCCTTTGTCAGCGGCCCGCTGTTTGCCGCCCTGCTGCTACGTGCGGCGCGCGTGATGTTTAACGGAGTCACCTTTGCGGCAGTCAGCGTTCTCGCCCTGCTGGTAAGCATTGCGGTGATTGTTTTGCAGGGTATTTCGCTCGGCGACATTCACAGCTCCGTACAGCAGGCCAGCGCGCTGGTACCGGACTACGGCAGCCTGCAGGTCTGGCGTATCGTGCTGGTTGCTGCGGGCCTTGGCTGCTGGATTTGCCCGCTGGTACGTCGCAAAGAACCGGCGGTGTTTGGCCTGCTGTTAGGGCTGATTCTGGTGCTGGCAGGCGAACTGATTGGCCGTGGACTTTTTTATGGTCTGCATATGACCGTGGGTATGGCCGTTGCGGGTTAA
- the dmsD gene encoding Tat proofreading chaperone DmsD gives MTDFSQHDTFSMTARVLGALFYLPPESPEAAPLIEALKGTEWLTQWPLPQEVLQPLSAKFNADAEETLSEAWQRLFVGPYALPSPPWGSVWLDRESVLFGDSTLALRQWMRENGIQFDMQQNEPEDHFGSLLLLAAWLAENEQHALCEQLLAWHLFPWSTRFLEEFVANANHPFYQALGELAQLTLAEWTTHMLIPVAEKTLFR, from the coding sequence ATGACTGATTTTTCCCAACACGACACATTTTCTATGACCGCCCGTGTGCTCGGCGCGCTGTTTTATCTGCCGCCGGAAAGCCCGGAAGCCGCCCCCTTGATCGAGGCGCTGAAAGGCACGGAATGGCTGACCCAGTGGCCCTTGCCGCAAGAGGTGTTGCAGCCACTGAGTGCAAAATTTAACGCGGATGCCGAAGAAACGTTGTCTGAAGCCTGGCAGCGCTTGTTTGTCGGCCCGTATGCGTTGCCTTCTCCGCCGTGGGGTTCCGTCTGGTTGGATCGCGAATCGGTGCTGTTTGGCGACTCGACCCTGGCGCTGCGCCAGTGGATGCGTGAAAACGGCATCCAGTTCGATATGCAGCAAAACGAGCCGGAAGATCACTTTGGCTCCCTGCTGCTGCTTGCCGCCTGGCTGGCGGAAAATGAGCAGCACGCTCTGTGCGAACAACTGCTGGCCTGGCACCTCTTCCCGTGGTCTACGCGTTTTCTGGAAGAGTTTGTCGCTAACGCCAATCACCCGTTTTATCAGGCGTTGGGTGAATTAGCACAGTTGACGCTGGCAGAATGGACCACACATATGCTCATCCCCGTCGCTGAAAAAACGCTCTTCCGTTAA
- a CDS encoding LysR substrate-binding domain-containing protein, with protein MRDLNGLKWLHAFEAAARHGSFVGAAKELGVTPAAVGQLVKSLENWVGHPLFLRGRTGNERLTLINNADDALHHITPGLNSLKTGLNILRHHNERPVITLTLSQTLLTHWFMELLNTFSDIHPEIEFNLNVTDKLVNVANGEADLGIRCGPGNWPGVTKKWLMEEEAILVCSPHLLALNETINLQWLAVQTHIHDDTLYPGTSFPSWENVLATLGISNASERALHINSTSAVILAALSGRGVAIAQKNLVRHLIATNQLVQLNTARRWQLEWSYYLVTPKNSVMRPDVKRFHDWLIHKTNNEKNHPLKAHSLA; from the coding sequence ATGCGCGATCTTAACGGATTAAAATGGCTTCATGCTTTTGAAGCTGCCGCGCGGCACGGAAGTTTTGTCGGTGCTGCCAAAGAGCTTGGCGTAACGCCTGCGGCTGTCGGTCAGTTAGTTAAATCACTGGAAAATTGGGTTGGTCACCCGTTATTTTTACGGGGACGTACCGGCAACGAACGTTTGACACTTATTAATAATGCCGATGATGCGTTACATCATATCACGCCTGGCTTAAACAGCCTGAAAACCGGGTTAAATATACTGCGTCATCATAATGAACGTCCGGTAATTACATTAACCCTTTCTCAGACGCTTCTCACACACTGGTTTATGGAATTGCTAAATACCTTCTCGGATATTCATCCAGAGATTGAATTTAATCTCAATGTAACGGATAAACTTGTTAATGTCGCGAACGGGGAAGCCGACCTGGGAATTCGTTGCGGTCCTGGAAACTGGCCGGGCGTGACAAAGAAATGGTTGATGGAAGAAGAAGCTATTCTGGTATGTAGCCCGCATCTCCTGGCGCTAAATGAAACCATTAATTTGCAGTGGCTTGCCGTACAAACGCACATTCATGATGACACGCTCTACCCAGGCACCAGTTTTCCCTCATGGGAGAATGTGCTGGCAACATTAGGAATATCGAACGCCAGCGAGCGTGCATTGCATATCAACTCAACATCCGCCGTCATCCTCGCAGCGCTTAGCGGGCGCGGTGTGGCGATTGCGCAAAAAAACCTGGTGAGGCACTTAATCGCCACCAATCAACTGGTACAACTGAACACCGCGCGTCGCTGGCAACTGGAGTGGTCATATTATCTTGTCACGCCGAAAAATAGTGTCATGCGGCCTGATGTAAAACGCTTTCATGACTGGCTGATTCACAAAACCAATAACGAGAAAAACCATCCTCTAAAAGCACACTCTCTCGCATAG
- a CDS encoding DMSO/selenate family reductase complex B subunit translates to MTTQYGFYIDSARCTGCKTCELACKDYKDLGPDVSFRRIYEYAGGNWQEDNGVWHQDVFAYYLSISCNHCEDPACTKVCPSGAMHKREDGFVVVDEDVCIGCRYCHMACPYGAPQYNAAKGHMTKCDGCHERVADGKKPICVESCPLRALDFGPIDELRKKHGNLAAVAPLPSAHFTKPNIVIKPNANARPTGDTTGYLANPKEV, encoded by the coding sequence ATGACAACCCAGTACGGCTTTTATATTGATTCCGCCCGCTGCACAGGCTGCAAAACCTGCGAGCTGGCGTGTAAGGATTACAAAGATTTGGGCCCCGATGTCAGCTTCCGTCGCATTTATGAATACGCGGGCGGCAACTGGCAGGAGGACAACGGCGTCTGGCATCAGGACGTCTTTGCCTATTACCTCTCCATCTCCTGCAACCACTGCGAAGATCCGGCGTGTACCAAGGTGTGCCCAAGCGGTGCGATGCACAAACGCGAAGATGGTTTTGTGGTCGTCGATGAAGATGTCTGCATCGGCTGTCGCTATTGTCACATGGCCTGCCCGTACGGCGCGCCGCAGTATAACGCCGCGAAAGGTCATATGACCAAATGCGACGGCTGTCATGAGCGCGTCGCCGATGGCAAAAAACCGATTTGTGTTGAATCCTGTCCGCTGCGCGCGCTGGACTTTGGCCCGATCGACGAACTGCGCAAAAAACACGGCAACCTTGCGGCGGTCGCGCCGCTGCCATCCGCGCATTTCACCAAACCGAACATCGTGATTAAACCTAACGCTAACGCGCGCCCGACCGGCGATACCACCGGTTATCTGGCAAACCCAAAGGAGGTCTGA